Proteins found in one Pieris napi chromosome 6, ilPieNapi1.2, whole genome shotgun sequence genomic segment:
- the LOC125050709 gene encoding protein piccolo-like isoform X1 has product MVTCVIHSMAADSDGLGSCAASCGVVVTCEGDLRDPRFPARLRRLLRELRQLLAEPHPHTLKVNKVEPWNSVRVTLSVPRAAAARLRALAAAGAPQLRALGILSVQLDGDAAVSLRLQHGAEVRINTEADDAGTSRSQSNELLSNLGGIGRLLADDGASTSTEATPPRENFKSPNTVCPMDGKIPQNIPTPTDRCEFPFGSMTQARVIHRKENTLGLTATPLRGSSTEGQFVRPSTSSFPGPPPPYPAPTPPTPTSAPTVAMSSPLLVNLLQNDAPTPQPRPKAPHPAKLDRLEDSQVELAVGRAPFEYRGARPTLRPPTPTSSPIPSPSSPRPRPNFIRRAFVARPQPPTQYRAPPNATIVTRQRFPYPEFPPPPPPYRQAVPRPRPQPPRVTQEDLQALLPPPPTSMDQKTQSSFQVCEFQRYQQQYNARQRAASRAANAPQPDWNEPYRDTLGLALPELPDGCDLDQLLPSLPSDLNLDDTALSAISDLDSNKLDLLYEQEHSNPDALLQEITGVQYPLNGPDVPAQNEVPKDYGENNFMPPPPPPVPSKFQNSPNPPFKSPPPERINHLTNMPPPLRLPVRATASVSTATVGSQATAQEIEEQNKRYLIKTLMRDDEPPPPPPPKEPEKKPEVIVAQCKVRDGTETSEIFSKTDDDKKDDDKSKSKMIAKKDVKDDKSIAQKGGKPRSGAKEKPAVLKDKIVRDGKSAKVALTRPHVAKPSTPNAEAPKSPPGEKESIKLRLKLDKNEPVVQPVYKADISFNNQQPKPDKPAESEPRVPPLHISLRGRNSKVITNSKKEKKKLAPGELHKKVKIRKSIESDEKSHRRDSEESLATKSSDSTENSKTDEYLHVKNMKLNNHFDGDGIKTDVTGDNNVVYRMKTISKNAHIVTKHDYKLNNKIQNLDMKLKKKSKVLSDGKAIEKERDKEWRNDLLDKEGKYAQNEGYRETNNHEAKKKLPTKVEAKCDIKSSEVQSVDSECEKDGSEVRLCLSERTVGEEKEDNKLKRTLTDSAITSPNGLLSSEKKRKTTHSSCPDPPGSTNVGTIGGSRGDSPPASSQRTGAVSPRRKERPKDKSYCKLVAERTARPEAEKFTNRSPNSQAQGEDSGIESMDALSEKSPNQASQSPPGPQRKERLDMPRSTSPTSVQRIIGVIDPTPASDELLERLSLATGQPHYDPGPPDIDDIGDIEAELAKMHDHINGDDAPRRPLDVSNQTKEVKRTPTPVLRDDDKPPCQSIDRGNDQDKKEDIKLESNIAQKDEATKQERNVSPKKEKSEEFDNLPSRVSPPLYTYSNQEKSSTEGHEIKEEKSTVENGEAKNFETEKDKTEVKIERLPLKADFPDKSLLEQLLIEIPTPDYVSKRPESPSPSALERVARSSVRTRSSSKMNSPADGPKTPRLSPGLSKLERSDSPALQPRNCLRSSSVDKTSPKTATVANAKPVPGGKRKRRESESSCTSTVSIEEGLSPGRTKKKPRRVDQKPGIPAVGGKGKKDSDSDSDEPLICKVRGKGVKTVKPGVKVVKGAEGVGTRRSVRHGAAPTAPATPAPPNSTTVRRKTRSAVGEGTTASPSAVRRRRASRDGK; this is encoded by the exons ATGGTTACTTGTGTAATCCACAGCATGGCAGCGGACAGCGATGGGCTAGGTTCGTGCGCTGCCTCGTGCGGCGTGGTCGTTACGTGCGAGGGCGACCTCCGCGACCCGCGCTTTCCCGCGCGCCTACGCCGGCTCTTGCGCGAACTGCGGCAGCTTCTCGCCGAGCCTCATCCGCACACGCTTAAAGTCAACAAG GTGGAGCCGTGGAACTCGGTGCGCGTAACGCTGTCGGTGCCGCGTGCGGCAGCGGCACGTTTGCGCGCGTTGGCGGCGGCGGGTGCTCCGCAACTGCGTGCGTTGGGCATTCTCTCCGTGCAGCTAGATGGAGATGCTGCCGTCTCTCTGCGGTTGCAGCACGGCGCAGAAGTTAGGATTAATACTGAAGCTGATG aTGCGGGTACATCGAGATCGCAATCTAACGAGCTTCTCTCGAACTTGGGTGGCATAGGCCGCCTTTTGGCCGACGATGGGGCTTCCACGAGCACCGAAGCCACCCCCCCGCGGGAGAACTTCAAGTCCCCGAACACCGTGTGCCCCATGGACGGCAAAATACCGCAGAACATTCCCACGCCGACCGATCGCTGTGAATTCCCCTTTGGCAGTATGACGCAGGCCAGGGTCATACACCGCAAGGAGAATACGTTAG GTCTAACGGCTACTCCTCTACGGGGAAGTTCAACGGAGGGGCAATTCGTGCGGCCCTCCACGTCGTCCTTTCCTGGCCCGCCGCCTCCCTATCCCGCTCCTACGCCCCCGACCCCTACTTCTGCCCCCACTGTCGCCATGTCTTCGCCCCTATTAGTCAATCTCCTCCAGAATGATGCGCCTACGCCGCAACCGAGACCGAAAGCGCCGCATCCGGCTAAGTTAGATCGGCTTGAGGATTCAcag GTGGAACTAGCCGTGGGTCGAGCGCCGTTCGAGTACCGCGGGGCACGGCCGACGCTGCGTCCCCCCACGCCGACGTCTTCTCCCATCCCCTCCCCTTCCTCCCCTCGACCCAGGCCGAACTTCATCCGCCGGGCATTCGTGGCGCGACCCCAACCCCCGACGCAGTATCGGGCGCCCCCCAACGCGACGATCGTCACCCGGCAACGGTTTCCGTATCCCGAGTTCCCTCCGCCCCCGCCCCCGTACAGGCAAGCGGTGCCCAGGCCTAGACCCCAGCCGCCGCGAGTCACTCAGGAAGACCTCCAGGCGTTGTTGCCGCCGCCGCCCACCTCTATGGATCAGAAGACGCAGTCCAGTTTCCAGGTATGT GAGTTCCAGCGGTATCAGCAGCAATACAACGCCCGGCAGCGCGCCGCGTCCCGCGCCGCCAACGCCCCGCAGCCCGACTGGAACGAGCCCTACCGGGACACGTTGGGACTGGCCTTGCCCGAATTGCCCGACGGCTGCGACCTCGACCAGCTGCTTCCCTCTCTCCCCTCGGACCTCAATCTGGACGACACCGCCCTCTCCGCCATCTCCGACCTCGACTCCAATAAGCTCGATCTCCTCTACGAGCAGGAGCACTCCAACCCCGATGCCCTGCTGCAGGAGATCACCGGTGTCCAGTATCCCCTGAACGGGCCCGACGTGCCCGCCCAGAACGAAGTGCCTAAAGACTACGGCGAGAACAACTTTATGCCGCCGCCGCCGCCGCCCGTGCCTTCCAAGTTCCAGAACAGTCCGAATCCACCTTTCAAGTCGCCCCCTCCCGAAAGGATCAACCATCTGACGAATATGCCCCCTCCCCTGAGACTCCCCGTGAGGGCCACGGCTTCGGTCTCGACGGCGACGGTCGGCTCGCAGGCGACGGCTCAGGAGATCGAGGAGCAGAACAAACGGTATCTCATCAAAACTCTCATGAGAGACGACGAGCCGCCTCCGCCGCCGCCTCCCAAGGAGCCCGAGAAGAAGCCGGAGGTCATCGTCGCCCAGTGTAAAGTCAGAGATGGAACCGAAACGTCGgagattttttctaaaacgGACGACGACAAGAAGGATGACGACAAATCGAAAAGCAAAATGATTGCGAAGAAGGACGTCAAGGATGATAAATCGATCGCGCAGAAAGGCGGGAAACCCCGGAGCGGGGCCAAAGAGAAGCCCGCGGTCCTGAAGGATAAGATTGTGCGCGACGGAAAGTCTGCCAAAGTTGCCTTAACGCGGCCTCACGTCGCGAAACCCTCGACGCCCAACGCCGAGGCGCCGAAGTCTCCCCCCGGGGAGAAAGAGTCCATCAAGTTGCGGCTCAAGCTCGATAAGAACGAGCCCGTCGTCCAACCCGTGTACAAAGCGGATATTAGCTTTAATAACCAGCAACCCAAGCCCGATAAACCGGCGGAAAGTGAGCCCAGGGTGCCTCCTCTACACATAAGCTTACGGGGGCGGAATTCCAAAGTTATAACGAATtctaaaaaagaaaagaaaaaattagcCCCGGGCGAGTTACACAAAAAGgtgaaaataagaaaatctatTGAGTCCGATGAAAAATCTCATCGAAGGGATTCGGAAGAATCTCTGGCCACAAAATCGAGTGATAGCACGGAGAATTCGAAGACTGATGAGTATTTACacgtaaaaaatatgaaactcAACAACCACTTCGACGGCGATGGGATCAAAACGGACGTCACCGGGGACAATAACGTAGTCTATAGAATGAAGACGATATCGAAGAACGCGCATATCGTGACCAAACACGactacaaattaaataacaaaattcagaatttagatatgaaattaaaaaagaaatcgaAAGTCCTCAGCGACGGTAAGGCGatagaaaaagaaagagaTAAAGAGTGGAGGAACGATTTGCTAGACAAGGAGGGGAAATACGCGCAAAACGAGGGTTACAGAGAGACAAACAATCACGAGGCAAAGAAGAAGTTACCGACGAAAGTCGAGGCAAAATGTGATATTAAATCCAGTGAAGTGCAATCGGTTGACAGTGAATGTGAAAAAGACGGCAGTGAAGTGAGACTGTGTCTTAGTGAAAGGACAGTGGGTGAGGAGAAAGAGGACAATAAGTTAAAACGGACACTCACCGATAGTGCTATCACCTCCCCCAATGGGCTCTTATCCTCTGAGAAGAAGAGGAAGACCACACATAGTTCCTGTCCAG ATCCTCCTGGATCGACAAACGTAGGCACGATAGGTGGATCCCGGGGGGACTCCCCGCCCGCCTCTAGTCAGCGAACAGGCGCCGTCTCACCCAGGAGGAAGGAGCGCCCCAAGGACAAGTCCTACTGCAAACTCGTCGCGGAGAGAACCGCCCGCCCCGAAGCTGAGAAATTCACTAACAGGTCGCCCAACTCCCAAGCGCAAGGGGAAGACTCGGGAATAGAATCCATGGATGCCTTATCGGAGAAATCCCCTAATCAAGCCAGCCAATCGCCCCCCGGTCCCCAGAGGAAAGAACGCCTCGATATGCCCAGATCGACCAGTCCCACCTCAGTCCAGAGGATAATCGGTGTCATCGACCCTACCCCCGCTTCTGATGAACTTTTAGAAAGGCTATCGCTGGCCACGGGGCAACCCCATTATGACCCCGGGCCCCCAGATATCGATGACATAGGGGACATCGAAGCGGAACTGGCCAAGATGCACGACCACATAAACGGGGACGACGCGCCTAGGAGACCGCTCGATGTAAGCAATCAGACCAAAGAAGTTAAAAGAACACCCACACCTGTACTGAGAGACGACGACAAGCCGCCTTGCCAAAGTATAGATAGAGGAAATGACCAAGACAAGAAAGAAGATATCAAGCTGGAAAGTAATATTGCTCAAAAGGATGAAGCGACGAAACAGGAGAGAAACGTTTCGCCGAAAAAAGAAAAGAGTGAAGAGTTTGATAACTTACCAAGCAGAGTTTCGCCTCCTCTCTATACGTATTCTAATCAAGAAAAGTCGTCAACGGAAGGACATGAGATAAAGGAAGAAAAATCCACCGTCGAAAATGGTGAGGCAAAAAATTTCGAGACCGAAAAAGATAAGACAGAGGTCAAAATAGAAAGATTACCACTCAAAGCGGATTTCCCCGATAAGAGCTTATTAGAGCAATTGCTGATAGAGATACCGACGCCCGATTACGTCAGCAAACGGCCCGAGTCGCCCTCACCATCCGCCTTAGAAAGGGTCGCGCGGAGCAGCGTGCGCACGAGATCCAGCAGCAAAATGAACAGCCCCGCGGACGGACCCAAAACTCCGCGGCTCAGTCCGGGTCTAAGTAAGCTCGAGCGGTCCGATTCACCCGCGCTTCAACCGAGGAACTGCTTGAGAAGCAGTTCCGTCGACAAAACCAGTCCTAAAACGGCCACCGTCGCCAACGCCAAACCCGTCCCCGGGGGAAAGCGAAAACGTCGCGAGTCAGAAAGTTCATGCACGTCCACCGTTAGCATAGAGGAGGGTCTATCGCCGGGCCGGACGAAGAAGAAACCCAGACGGGTGGATCAGAAACCAGGGATCCCGGCGGTCGGCGGGAAAGGGAAGAAGGATTCGGATAGCGATAGTGACGAGCCGTTGATCTGCAAGGTGCGGGGGAAGGGGGTGAAGACAGTGAAACCGGGGGTAAAGGTGGTGAAAGGGGCAGAAGGGGTGGGGACGAGACGGTCCGTGCGCCACGGGGCAGCACCCACCGCGCCTGCCACGCCGGCGCCGCCCAACAGCACCACTGTCAGGCGGAAAACGAGGAGTGCTG
- the LOC125050709 gene encoding protein piccolo-like isoform X2, producing MVTCVIHSMAADSDGLGSCAASCGVVVTCEGDLRDPRFPARLRRLLRELRQLLAEPHPHTLKVNKVEPWNSVRVTLSVPRAAAARLRALAAAGAPQLRALGILSVQLDGDAAVSLRLQHGAEVRINTEADDAGTSRSQSNELLSNLGGIGRLLADDGASTSTEATPPRENFKSPNTVCPMDGKIPQNIPTPTDRCEFPFGSMTQARVIHRKENTLGLTATPLRGSSTEGQFVRPSTSSFPGPPPPYPAPTPPTPTSAPTVAMSSPLLVNLLQNDAPTPQPRPKAPHPAKLDRLEDSQVELAVGRAPFEYRGARPTLRPPTPTSSPIPSPSSPRPRPNFIRRAFVARPQPPTQYRAPPNATIVTRQRFPYPEFPPPPPPYRQAVPRPRPQPPRVTQEDLQALLPPPPTSMDQKTQSSFQEFQRYQQQYNARQRAASRAANAPQPDWNEPYRDTLGLALPELPDGCDLDQLLPSLPSDLNLDDTALSAISDLDSNKLDLLYEQEHSNPDALLQEITGVQYPLNGPDVPAQNEVPKDYGENNFMPPPPPPVPSKFQNSPNPPFKSPPPERINHLTNMPPPLRLPVRATASVSTATVGSQATAQEIEEQNKRYLIKTLMRDDEPPPPPPPKEPEKKPEVIVAQCKVRDGTETSEIFSKTDDDKKDDDKSKSKMIAKKDVKDDKSIAQKGGKPRSGAKEKPAVLKDKIVRDGKSAKVALTRPHVAKPSTPNAEAPKSPPGEKESIKLRLKLDKNEPVVQPVYKADISFNNQQPKPDKPAESEPRVPPLHISLRGRNSKVITNSKKEKKKLAPGELHKKVKIRKSIESDEKSHRRDSEESLATKSSDSTENSKTDEYLHVKNMKLNNHFDGDGIKTDVTGDNNVVYRMKTISKNAHIVTKHDYKLNNKIQNLDMKLKKKSKVLSDGKAIEKERDKEWRNDLLDKEGKYAQNEGYRETNNHEAKKKLPTKVEAKCDIKSSEVQSVDSECEKDGSEVRLCLSERTVGEEKEDNKLKRTLTDSAITSPNGLLSSEKKRKTTHSSCPDPPGSTNVGTIGGSRGDSPPASSQRTGAVSPRRKERPKDKSYCKLVAERTARPEAEKFTNRSPNSQAQGEDSGIESMDALSEKSPNQASQSPPGPQRKERLDMPRSTSPTSVQRIIGVIDPTPASDELLERLSLATGQPHYDPGPPDIDDIGDIEAELAKMHDHINGDDAPRRPLDVSNQTKEVKRTPTPVLRDDDKPPCQSIDRGNDQDKKEDIKLESNIAQKDEATKQERNVSPKKEKSEEFDNLPSRVSPPLYTYSNQEKSSTEGHEIKEEKSTVENGEAKNFETEKDKTEVKIERLPLKADFPDKSLLEQLLIEIPTPDYVSKRPESPSPSALERVARSSVRTRSSSKMNSPADGPKTPRLSPGLSKLERSDSPALQPRNCLRSSSVDKTSPKTATVANAKPVPGGKRKRRESESSCTSTVSIEEGLSPGRTKKKPRRVDQKPGIPAVGGKGKKDSDSDSDEPLICKVRGKGVKTVKPGVKVVKGAEGVGTRRSVRHGAAPTAPATPAPPNSTTVRRKTRSAVGEGTTASPSAVRRRRASRDGK from the exons ATGGTTACTTGTGTAATCCACAGCATGGCAGCGGACAGCGATGGGCTAGGTTCGTGCGCTGCCTCGTGCGGCGTGGTCGTTACGTGCGAGGGCGACCTCCGCGACCCGCGCTTTCCCGCGCGCCTACGCCGGCTCTTGCGCGAACTGCGGCAGCTTCTCGCCGAGCCTCATCCGCACACGCTTAAAGTCAACAAG GTGGAGCCGTGGAACTCGGTGCGCGTAACGCTGTCGGTGCCGCGTGCGGCAGCGGCACGTTTGCGCGCGTTGGCGGCGGCGGGTGCTCCGCAACTGCGTGCGTTGGGCATTCTCTCCGTGCAGCTAGATGGAGATGCTGCCGTCTCTCTGCGGTTGCAGCACGGCGCAGAAGTTAGGATTAATACTGAAGCTGATG aTGCGGGTACATCGAGATCGCAATCTAACGAGCTTCTCTCGAACTTGGGTGGCATAGGCCGCCTTTTGGCCGACGATGGGGCTTCCACGAGCACCGAAGCCACCCCCCCGCGGGAGAACTTCAAGTCCCCGAACACCGTGTGCCCCATGGACGGCAAAATACCGCAGAACATTCCCACGCCGACCGATCGCTGTGAATTCCCCTTTGGCAGTATGACGCAGGCCAGGGTCATACACCGCAAGGAGAATACGTTAG GTCTAACGGCTACTCCTCTACGGGGAAGTTCAACGGAGGGGCAATTCGTGCGGCCCTCCACGTCGTCCTTTCCTGGCCCGCCGCCTCCCTATCCCGCTCCTACGCCCCCGACCCCTACTTCTGCCCCCACTGTCGCCATGTCTTCGCCCCTATTAGTCAATCTCCTCCAGAATGATGCGCCTACGCCGCAACCGAGACCGAAAGCGCCGCATCCGGCTAAGTTAGATCGGCTTGAGGATTCAcag GTGGAACTAGCCGTGGGTCGAGCGCCGTTCGAGTACCGCGGGGCACGGCCGACGCTGCGTCCCCCCACGCCGACGTCTTCTCCCATCCCCTCCCCTTCCTCCCCTCGACCCAGGCCGAACTTCATCCGCCGGGCATTCGTGGCGCGACCCCAACCCCCGACGCAGTATCGGGCGCCCCCCAACGCGACGATCGTCACCCGGCAACGGTTTCCGTATCCCGAGTTCCCTCCGCCCCCGCCCCCGTACAGGCAAGCGGTGCCCAGGCCTAGACCCCAGCCGCCGCGAGTCACTCAGGAAGACCTCCAGGCGTTGTTGCCGCCGCCGCCCACCTCTATGGATCAGAAGACGCAGTCCAGTTTCCAG GAGTTCCAGCGGTATCAGCAGCAATACAACGCCCGGCAGCGCGCCGCGTCCCGCGCCGCCAACGCCCCGCAGCCCGACTGGAACGAGCCCTACCGGGACACGTTGGGACTGGCCTTGCCCGAATTGCCCGACGGCTGCGACCTCGACCAGCTGCTTCCCTCTCTCCCCTCGGACCTCAATCTGGACGACACCGCCCTCTCCGCCATCTCCGACCTCGACTCCAATAAGCTCGATCTCCTCTACGAGCAGGAGCACTCCAACCCCGATGCCCTGCTGCAGGAGATCACCGGTGTCCAGTATCCCCTGAACGGGCCCGACGTGCCCGCCCAGAACGAAGTGCCTAAAGACTACGGCGAGAACAACTTTATGCCGCCGCCGCCGCCGCCCGTGCCTTCCAAGTTCCAGAACAGTCCGAATCCACCTTTCAAGTCGCCCCCTCCCGAAAGGATCAACCATCTGACGAATATGCCCCCTCCCCTGAGACTCCCCGTGAGGGCCACGGCTTCGGTCTCGACGGCGACGGTCGGCTCGCAGGCGACGGCTCAGGAGATCGAGGAGCAGAACAAACGGTATCTCATCAAAACTCTCATGAGAGACGACGAGCCGCCTCCGCCGCCGCCTCCCAAGGAGCCCGAGAAGAAGCCGGAGGTCATCGTCGCCCAGTGTAAAGTCAGAGATGGAACCGAAACGTCGgagattttttctaaaacgGACGACGACAAGAAGGATGACGACAAATCGAAAAGCAAAATGATTGCGAAGAAGGACGTCAAGGATGATAAATCGATCGCGCAGAAAGGCGGGAAACCCCGGAGCGGGGCCAAAGAGAAGCCCGCGGTCCTGAAGGATAAGATTGTGCGCGACGGAAAGTCTGCCAAAGTTGCCTTAACGCGGCCTCACGTCGCGAAACCCTCGACGCCCAACGCCGAGGCGCCGAAGTCTCCCCCCGGGGAGAAAGAGTCCATCAAGTTGCGGCTCAAGCTCGATAAGAACGAGCCCGTCGTCCAACCCGTGTACAAAGCGGATATTAGCTTTAATAACCAGCAACCCAAGCCCGATAAACCGGCGGAAAGTGAGCCCAGGGTGCCTCCTCTACACATAAGCTTACGGGGGCGGAATTCCAAAGTTATAACGAATtctaaaaaagaaaagaaaaaattagcCCCGGGCGAGTTACACAAAAAGgtgaaaataagaaaatctatTGAGTCCGATGAAAAATCTCATCGAAGGGATTCGGAAGAATCTCTGGCCACAAAATCGAGTGATAGCACGGAGAATTCGAAGACTGATGAGTATTTACacgtaaaaaatatgaaactcAACAACCACTTCGACGGCGATGGGATCAAAACGGACGTCACCGGGGACAATAACGTAGTCTATAGAATGAAGACGATATCGAAGAACGCGCATATCGTGACCAAACACGactacaaattaaataacaaaattcagaatttagatatgaaattaaaaaagaaatcgaAAGTCCTCAGCGACGGTAAGGCGatagaaaaagaaagagaTAAAGAGTGGAGGAACGATTTGCTAGACAAGGAGGGGAAATACGCGCAAAACGAGGGTTACAGAGAGACAAACAATCACGAGGCAAAGAAGAAGTTACCGACGAAAGTCGAGGCAAAATGTGATATTAAATCCAGTGAAGTGCAATCGGTTGACAGTGAATGTGAAAAAGACGGCAGTGAAGTGAGACTGTGTCTTAGTGAAAGGACAGTGGGTGAGGAGAAAGAGGACAATAAGTTAAAACGGACACTCACCGATAGTGCTATCACCTCCCCCAATGGGCTCTTATCCTCTGAGAAGAAGAGGAAGACCACACATAGTTCCTGTCCAG ATCCTCCTGGATCGACAAACGTAGGCACGATAGGTGGATCCCGGGGGGACTCCCCGCCCGCCTCTAGTCAGCGAACAGGCGCCGTCTCACCCAGGAGGAAGGAGCGCCCCAAGGACAAGTCCTACTGCAAACTCGTCGCGGAGAGAACCGCCCGCCCCGAAGCTGAGAAATTCACTAACAGGTCGCCCAACTCCCAAGCGCAAGGGGAAGACTCGGGAATAGAATCCATGGATGCCTTATCGGAGAAATCCCCTAATCAAGCCAGCCAATCGCCCCCCGGTCCCCAGAGGAAAGAACGCCTCGATATGCCCAGATCGACCAGTCCCACCTCAGTCCAGAGGATAATCGGTGTCATCGACCCTACCCCCGCTTCTGATGAACTTTTAGAAAGGCTATCGCTGGCCACGGGGCAACCCCATTATGACCCCGGGCCCCCAGATATCGATGACATAGGGGACATCGAAGCGGAACTGGCCAAGATGCACGACCACATAAACGGGGACGACGCGCCTAGGAGACCGCTCGATGTAAGCAATCAGACCAAAGAAGTTAAAAGAACACCCACACCTGTACTGAGAGACGACGACAAGCCGCCTTGCCAAAGTATAGATAGAGGAAATGACCAAGACAAGAAAGAAGATATCAAGCTGGAAAGTAATATTGCTCAAAAGGATGAAGCGACGAAACAGGAGAGAAACGTTTCGCCGAAAAAAGAAAAGAGTGAAGAGTTTGATAACTTACCAAGCAGAGTTTCGCCTCCTCTCTATACGTATTCTAATCAAGAAAAGTCGTCAACGGAAGGACATGAGATAAAGGAAGAAAAATCCACCGTCGAAAATGGTGAGGCAAAAAATTTCGAGACCGAAAAAGATAAGACAGAGGTCAAAATAGAAAGATTACCACTCAAAGCGGATTTCCCCGATAAGAGCTTATTAGAGCAATTGCTGATAGAGATACCGACGCCCGATTACGTCAGCAAACGGCCCGAGTCGCCCTCACCATCCGCCTTAGAAAGGGTCGCGCGGAGCAGCGTGCGCACGAGATCCAGCAGCAAAATGAACAGCCCCGCGGACGGACCCAAAACTCCGCGGCTCAGTCCGGGTCTAAGTAAGCTCGAGCGGTCCGATTCACCCGCGCTTCAACCGAGGAACTGCTTGAGAAGCAGTTCCGTCGACAAAACCAGTCCTAAAACGGCCACCGTCGCCAACGCCAAACCCGTCCCCGGGGGAAAGCGAAAACGTCGCGAGTCAGAAAGTTCATGCACGTCCACCGTTAGCATAGAGGAGGGTCTATCGCCGGGCCGGACGAAGAAGAAACCCAGACGGGTGGATCAGAAACCAGGGATCCCGGCGGTCGGCGGGAAAGGGAAGAAGGATTCGGATAGCGATAGTGACGAGCCGTTGATCTGCAAGGTGCGGGGGAAGGGGGTGAAGACAGTGAAACCGGGGGTAAAGGTGGTGAAAGGGGCAGAAGGGGTGGGGACGAGACGGTCCGTGCGCCACGGGGCAGCACCCACCGCGCCTGCCACGCCGGCGCCGCCCAACAGCACCACTGTCAGGCGGAAAACGAGGAGTGCTG